The proteins below come from a single Catenulispora sp. MAP5-51 genomic window:
- a CDS encoding homogentisate 1,2-dioxygenase, with translation MAYYRAVGEIPHKRHTQFRRPDGELYSEELMGVEGFSSDSALLYHVGLPTAIVDSVEWEPPGPLSGAVANRPLKPRHFLTHKLDASGLDAVTGRHLLLGNGDVRLSYVAATEASPLYRNAIGDECVYVESGSGVVETSFGTLEVGQGDYVILPTSTIHRWVPSAGAGDEPLRLFVIEATGHIGPPKRYLSAKGQFLESSPYCERDLRGPSEPLLAEGSDVEVLVRHRAGGTKLTYAHHPFDVVGWDGCLYPYAFNIADFEPITGRVHQPPPVHQTFEGPNFVICSFVPRKVDYNPLSIPVPYNHHNVDSDEVLFYTGGNYEARRGSGIGQGSISLHPSGLTHGPQPGAAERSIGAEFFDELAVMVDTFRPLEIGEGGVASEDPGYAWTWSGRHNGA, from the coding sequence ATGGCCTACTACCGCGCAGTGGGCGAGATCCCGCACAAGCGCCACACTCAGTTCCGCCGCCCGGACGGCGAGCTGTACTCCGAGGAGCTGATGGGCGTCGAGGGCTTCTCCTCCGACTCCGCGCTGCTCTACCACGTCGGACTTCCGACGGCGATCGTGGACTCCGTGGAATGGGAGCCGCCGGGACCGCTGTCCGGGGCGGTCGCGAACCGTCCGCTGAAGCCGCGGCACTTCCTGACGCACAAACTCGACGCCTCGGGCCTGGACGCCGTCACCGGCCGGCATCTGTTGCTGGGCAACGGAGACGTGCGCCTTTCGTACGTCGCGGCGACCGAGGCCTCTCCCCTGTACCGGAACGCCATAGGCGACGAGTGCGTGTACGTGGAGTCCGGGTCAGGCGTCGTGGAGACCTCCTTCGGCACGCTGGAGGTCGGGCAGGGCGACTACGTGATCCTGCCGACCTCGACCATCCACCGGTGGGTGCCGTCCGCCGGCGCCGGCGACGAGCCGCTGCGGCTGTTCGTGATCGAGGCCACCGGGCACATCGGCCCGCCCAAGCGCTACCTGTCCGCGAAGGGCCAGTTCCTGGAGTCCTCGCCGTACTGCGAGCGGGACCTGCGCGGGCCGTCCGAGCCGCTGCTGGCCGAGGGCTCCGACGTGGAGGTGCTGGTGCGCCACCGGGCCGGCGGGACCAAGCTCACCTACGCGCACCACCCCTTCGACGTGGTCGGCTGGGACGGCTGCCTGTACCCGTACGCCTTCAACATCGCCGACTTCGAGCCGATCACCGGACGCGTGCACCAGCCGCCGCCGGTGCACCAGACCTTCGAGGGCCCGAACTTCGTGATCTGCTCGTTCGTGCCGCGCAAGGTGGACTACAACCCGCTGTCGATCCCGGTGCCGTACAACCACCACAACGTCGACTCCGACGAGGTGCTGTTCTACACCGGCGGCAACTACGAGGCGCGCCGCGGCTCGGGCATCGGCCAGGGCTCGATCTCGCTGCACCCCTCCGGCCTGACGCACGGTCCGCAGCCGGGCGCCGCGGAGCGCTCGATCGGTGCGGAGTTCTTCGACGAGCTCGCGGTCATGGTGGACACGTTCCGGCCGCTGGAGATCGGCGAGGGCGGCGTGGCCTCGGAGGATCCGGGGTACGCGTGGACGTGGTCGGGCCGGCACAACGGGGCCTGA